Proteins from a single region of Pseudomonas fulva:
- a CDS encoding LacI family DNA-binding transcriptional regulator, translating to MAKKSRASSSSTPASKGASVTLIDVAKVAGVSPITVSRALHRPEVVSESARKKVLEAVRVTGYVPNMLAGGLASNKSRLVAIFVPTIAHSIFAETVQSLMDHLTTAGYQTMIGLTGYSAEQEERLLGAVLGRRPDGIVLTGTLHTEESRLRLQAAGIPVVEAWDLGASPIDMQVGFSHERVGQAIADHLHGKGYRRFAIVSVDDSRALKRGSSVIDQLKALGIDEVPMAVLAAPATLQSGREGLRQLLADGHAPQVIVCSSDTVAQGILAEAASRGIEVPDQLAVMGFGDLSSAAHLHPALSTVNVDGRRMGKQVASALLQRFREGGEQQPVRLDTGFTLIDRETT from the coding sequence ATGGCAAAGAAATCTCGCGCTTCATCTTCCTCCACGCCTGCGAGCAAGGGTGCGAGCGTGACGCTGATCGACGTGGCCAAGGTGGCCGGCGTTTCGCCGATCACCGTGTCCCGCGCTCTGCACCGGCCCGAGGTGGTCAGCGAAAGCGCCCGCAAGAAGGTGCTCGAAGCGGTGCGGGTGACCGGCTACGTGCCGAACATGCTGGCGGGCGGCCTGGCCTCTAACAAGAGCCGGCTGGTGGCGATTTTCGTGCCGACCATCGCCCACTCGATCTTCGCCGAAACCGTGCAATCACTGATGGATCACCTGACCACCGCGGGCTACCAGACCATGATCGGCCTGACCGGTTATTCGGCCGAGCAGGAAGAGCGCCTGCTCGGCGCAGTGCTTGGTCGGCGCCCCGATGGCATCGTGCTGACCGGCACCCTGCACACCGAGGAGAGCCGGCTGCGCCTGCAGGCGGCGGGCATTCCAGTGGTCGAGGCCTGGGACCTGGGCGCATCGCCCATCGACATGCAGGTGGGCTTCTCCCACGAGAGGGTCGGCCAGGCGATTGCCGATCACCTGCATGGCAAGGGCTATCGCCGCTTCGCCATCGTTTCGGTCGATGATTCCCGGGCGCTCAAGCGCGGCAGCAGCGTGATCGACCAGCTCAAGGCGCTGGGCATCGACGAGGTGCCCATGGCCGTGCTGGCGGCACCGGCCACCTTGCAAAGCGGCAGGGAAGGGCTGCGTCAGCTGCTTGCCGACGGGCATGCCCCGCAGGTGATCGTCTGCAGCTCGGACACCGTGGCCCAGGGCATCCTTGCAGAAGCGGCGAGCCGAGGTATCGAGGTGCCCGACCAACTGGCCGTCATGGGCTTCGGGGACCTGTCCAGTGCGGCCCATCTTCATCCAGCGCTGTCGACAGTGAACGTCGATGGCCGGCGCATGGGCAAGCAGGTTGCCAGCGCGCTGCTGCAGCGGTTTCGCGAGGGGGGTGAGCAGCAACCGGTGCGTCTGGATACCGGCTTCACGCTGATCGATCGCGAAACCACCTGA
- a CDS encoding MFS transporter, with the protein MGDTKKTHVRYLILLMLFLVTTINYADRATISIAGSSMQKDLGIDAVTLGYIFSAFGWAYVIGQIPGGWLLDRFGSKRVYAAGIFIWSLFTLLQGFVGMMPVAWAVVTLFVLRFMVGFAEAPSFPGNARIVAAWFPTAERGTASAIFNSAQYFATALFAPLMGWIVYAFGWEHVFVVMGVLGIVFAGIWMKTIYNPKEHPRISAAEVDHIASNGGLVDMDQSKGSGGPKWHYITQLLTNRMMVGVYLGQYCINAITYFFLTWFPVYLVQERGMTILKAGFIASLPAIMGFVGGVLGGVISDWLLRRGHSLTLARKLPIVCGLMLSTSMVLCNYVSAEWMVVGFMTLAFFGKGLGALGWAVVSDTSPKQIAGLSGGLFNTFGNIASITTPIVIGYIISATGSFKWALVYVGANALVAVFSYLFIVGRIQRVVLKDENGQALGEQASPAPAT; encoded by the coding sequence ATGGGAGACACAAAGAAAACCCACGTCCGTTACCTGATACTGCTGATGCTGTTTCTGGTGACCACCATCAACTACGCCGACCGCGCCACCATTTCCATCGCAGGCTCCAGCATGCAGAAGGATCTGGGCATCGATGCGGTCACCCTCGGCTATATCTTTTCCGCCTTCGGCTGGGCCTACGTGATCGGGCAGATTCCGGGTGGCTGGCTGCTCGACCGTTTCGGCTCCAAGCGCGTGTACGCCGCCGGCATCTTCATCTGGTCGCTGTTCACCCTGCTGCAGGGCTTCGTCGGCATGATGCCGGTGGCCTGGGCCGTGGTGACCCTGTTCGTGCTGCGCTTCATGGTCGGCTTCGCCGAAGCGCCGTCCTTCCCGGGTAACGCCCGTATCGTCGCGGCCTGGTTCCCGACGGCCGAGCGCGGCACCGCCTCGGCGATCTTCAACTCGGCGCAGTATTTCGCCACCGCGCTGTTCGCGCCGCTGATGGGCTGGATCGTCTACGCCTTCGGCTGGGAGCATGTGTTCGTGGTCATGGGCGTGCTGGGCATCGTCTTCGCCGGCATCTGGATGAAGACCATCTACAACCCCAAGGAACACCCGCGCATCAGTGCCGCCGAGGTCGACCACATCGCCAGCAACGGCGGCCTGGTCGACATGGACCAGTCCAAGGGCAGCGGCGGGCCGAAGTGGCACTACATCACCCAGCTGCTGACCAACCGCATGATGGTCGGCGTGTACCTGGGGCAGTACTGCATCAACGCCATCACCTACTTCTTCCTCACCTGGTTCCCGGTCTACCTGGTGCAGGAGCGCGGCATGACCATTCTCAAGGCCGGCTTCATCGCCTCCCTGCCGGCAATCATGGGGTTCGTCGGCGGCGTGCTCGGCGGGGTGATCTCCGACTGGCTGCTGCGCCGTGGCCATAGCCTGACCCTGGCGCGCAAGCTGCCCATCGTCTGCGGCCTGATGCTGTCGACCAGCATGGTGCTGTGCAACTACGTGTCGGCCGAATGGATGGTGGTCGGTTTCATGACCCTGGCCTTCTTCGGCAAGGGGCTCGGCGCCCTCGGCTGGGCCGTGGTCTCGGATACCTCGCCCAAGCAGATCGCGGGGCTGTCCGGTGGCCTGTTCAACACCTTCGGCAATATCGCCTCGATCACCACGCCCATCGTCATCGGCTACATCATCAGCGCCACCGGCTCGTTCAAGTGGGCACTGGTGTACGTCGGCGCCAACGCCCTGGTCGCGGTGTTCAGCTACCTGTTCATCGTCGGTCGCATTCAGCGCGTGGTGCTGAAGGATGAAAACGGCCAGGCGCTCGGCGAGCAGGCTTCGCCTGCACCGGCAACCTGA
- the garD gene encoding galactarate dehydratase has protein sequence MDLIQHQDSPRYIRLHPDDNVGVVVNEQGVAAGGRFADGLAALEGIPQSHKVSLVAIPEGGSVVRYGEVIGYALDPIPAGTWVTEALLRMPEPPVLDNLPKATIEAPTPEPLEGYTFEGFRNADGSVGTRNILGVTTTVQCVVGVLDHCVERVRKEILPRYPNVDDVVPLSHSYGCGVAINAPDAVVPIRTLYNISRNPNLGGQALVISLGCEKLQAHQLMDGDALTCGQDEEQWLFRLQDSGTGFAGMIEQIMGMIEDRLKVLDQRRRETVPASELVVGMQCGGSDAFSGITANPALGVAADLLVRAGATVMFSENTEVRDGIHLLTPRASTVEVADALIREMDWYDRYLERGMADRSANTTPGNKKGGLNNIVEKAMGSIAKSGNSPIVGVVSPGERIRGKGLWFCATPASDFICGTLQLAAGMNLHIFTTGRGTPYGLSMVPVIKVATRTQLAERWPDLIDVDAGQITSGRMSLEEMGWHIFQLYLDVASGRKQTWAEKHRLHNDLVLFNPAPVT, from the coding sequence ATGGACCTCATTCAGCATCAGGACTCCCCGCGATACATCCGCCTGCATCCCGATGACAACGTCGGTGTGGTGGTCAACGAACAGGGGGTGGCGGCCGGTGGCCGTTTCGCCGATGGCCTGGCGGCACTGGAAGGCATACCCCAGAGCCACAAGGTGTCGCTGGTGGCGATTCCCGAAGGCGGCAGCGTGGTGCGCTACGGGGAAGTGATCGGCTACGCCCTCGATCCCATTCCTGCCGGCACCTGGGTGACCGAGGCGCTGTTGCGCATGCCCGAGCCGCCGGTGCTGGACAACCTGCCCAAGGCGACCATCGAGGCACCGACGCCCGAACCGCTGGAAGGCTACACCTTCGAAGGCTTCCGCAACGCCGACGGCAGCGTCGGCACGCGCAACATCCTCGGCGTGACCACCACGGTGCAGTGCGTGGTCGGCGTGCTCGACCACTGCGTCGAGCGCGTGCGCAAGGAAATCCTGCCCAGGTACCCGAACGTCGACGACGTGGTGCCGCTGTCGCACAGCTACGGCTGCGGCGTGGCGATCAACGCGCCGGACGCGGTGGTGCCGATCCGCACTCTCTACAACATCAGCCGCAACCCCAACCTGGGCGGCCAGGCGCTGGTGATCAGCCTGGGCTGCGAGAAATTGCAGGCCCATCAGCTGATGGACGGTGATGCCCTGACCTGTGGCCAGGACGAGGAACAATGGCTGTTCCGCCTGCAGGATTCGGGCACCGGCTTCGCCGGCATGATCGAGCAGATCATGGGCATGATCGAGGATCGCCTGAAGGTGCTCGACCAGCGTCGCCGGGAAACCGTGCCGGCCAGCGAACTGGTGGTGGGCATGCAGTGCGGCGGTAGTGACGCCTTCTCGGGCATCACCGCCAACCCGGCGCTGGGCGTGGCGGCCGACCTGCTGGTGCGGGCCGGCGCCACCGTGATGTTCTCCGAGAACACCGAGGTGCGTGACGGCATCCATCTGCTGACGCCGCGCGCCTCGACCGTCGAGGTCGCCGATGCGCTGATCCGCGAGATGGACTGGTACGACCGCTACTTGGAGCGGGGCATGGCTGATCGCAGCGCCAACACCACGCCGGGCAACAAGAAGGGCGGCCTGAACAATATCGTCGAAAAGGCCATGGGCTCCATCGCCAAGTCCGGCAACAGCCCGATCGTCGGGGTGGTTTCGCCCGGCGAGCGGATCCGTGGCAAGGGCCTGTGGTTCTGCGCCACGCCGGCCAGCGACTTCATCTGCGGCACCCTGCAACTGGCCGCCGGCATGAACCTGCACATCTTCACCACCGGGCGCGGTACGCCCTACGGCCTGTCCATGGTGCCGGTGATCAAGGTGGCCACCCGCACCCAGCTGGCCGAGCGCTGGCCGGACCTGATCGACGTGGATGCCGGGCAGATCACCTCGGGGCGCATGAGCCTCGAAGAGATGGGCTGGCACATCTTCCAGCTCTATCTGGATGTCGCCAGTGGCAGGAAACAGACCTGGGCTGAGAAGCATCGCCTGCACAACGACTTGGTGCTGTTTAACCCGGCCCCAGTCACCTGA
- a CDS encoding 2-hydroxyacid dehydrogenase, whose product MSRPTVLQVGRFPPRFNERLQRDYQLIRLWEQKDFLTERGAEVEIVVTSARYGCSAEQLAQMPNLKAICSFGVGYDSIAVDEAKARGILISTTPDVLNECVADTAIGLIIDTARQFAASDQHVRQGKWLKGQYPLTRKVSGKKLGIVGFGRIGKEIAKRAAGFDMDIRYHNRRPDPSTDHGYEADLRALAGWADFLVLACPGGASTHHLIDAEVLAALGAEGILVNIARGSVVDEQALVAALQAGTLGGAGLDVFEDEPRVPEALFDMPNVVLLPHVGSATEETRLAMENLVFDNLDAFIERGELITAL is encoded by the coding sequence ATGAGTCGTCCAACCGTGCTTCAGGTCGGTCGTTTTCCGCCGCGTTTCAATGAGCGCCTGCAGCGCGACTATCAGTTGATCCGCCTGTGGGAGCAGAAGGATTTCCTCACCGAGCGCGGCGCCGAGGTCGAAATCGTCGTCACCTCGGCGCGTTATGGTTGCTCGGCCGAGCAACTGGCGCAGATGCCCAACCTCAAGGCGATCTGCAGTTTTGGCGTTGGTTACGACTCGATTGCCGTCGATGAGGCCAAGGCCCGCGGCATCCTGATCAGCACCACGCCGGACGTGCTCAACGAGTGCGTGGCCGACACCGCCATCGGCCTGATCATCGACACCGCCCGGCAGTTCGCCGCGTCCGATCAACACGTGCGCCAAGGCAAATGGCTCAAGGGCCAGTACCCCTTGACCCGCAAGGTCAGCGGCAAGAAGCTCGGTATCGTCGGCTTCGGGCGAATCGGCAAGGAGATCGCCAAGCGCGCCGCCGGTTTCGATATGGATATCCGCTACCACAATCGCCGGCCTGACCCGAGCACCGATCATGGCTACGAGGCCGATCTCAGGGCCCTGGCCGGCTGGGCAGATTTCCTGGTGCTGGCCTGTCCGGGCGGTGCGTCCACCCATCACCTGATCGATGCCGAGGTGCTCGCCGCCCTGGGCGCCGAGGGCATCCTGGTCAACATCGCCCGCGGCAGCGTGGTGGACGAACAGGCGCTGGTCGCGGCGCTGCAGGCCGGCACGCTGGGTGGCGCAGGGCTGGATGTATTCGAAGACGAGCCGCGGGTACCCGAGGCACTGTTCGACATGCCCAACGTGGTGCTCTTGCCCCACGTGGGCAGTGCCACCGAGGAAACCCGGCTGGCCATGGAGAACCTGGTGTTCGATAATCTCGATGCTTTCATCGAGCGTGGTGAGTTGATCACTGCGCTTTGA
- a CDS encoding GntR family transcriptional regulator: protein MKYPIDGLSHAYLGSGVYALLREALITGRFQPDDRLRIRDLAEQLGTSVTPVRDAILQLAKEKALILKTPRDIRVPVLTQEQYAEIRSIRLALEGLAAQTAAGKVTAEQLQMLERTIRDNLKAVHSGDLIAALKLNQAFHFALADIAGMPLLRDMLDSLWMRTGPLIARAYGDFNERMAIEHHWEVFHALQNGDGAAARQAICNDILDGNQTMMAFIARREATQA, encoded by the coding sequence ATGAAATACCCCATCGACGGTCTCAGCCACGCCTACCTGGGTAGTGGAGTTTACGCCCTGCTGCGCGAGGCATTGATCACCGGCCGCTTCCAGCCCGACGATCGCCTGCGCATCCGTGACCTGGCCGAGCAACTGGGCACCAGCGTCACGCCGGTGCGCGACGCCATCCTGCAGTTGGCGAAGGAAAAGGCGCTGATCCTCAAGACCCCGCGCGACATCCGCGTGCCGGTGCTGACCCAGGAGCAGTACGCGGAAATCCGCAGCATCCGCCTGGCACTCGAAGGCCTGGCGGCGCAAACCGCAGCCGGCAAGGTGACCGCCGAACAGCTGCAGATGCTCGAACGCACGATCCGCGACAACCTGAAGGCGGTGCACAGCGGCGACCTGATCGCGGCGCTGAAGCTCAACCAGGCCTTCCACTTCGCCCTGGCCGATATCGCCGGCATGCCGCTGCTGCGCGATATGCTCGACAGCCTGTGGATGCGCACCGGGCCGCTGATCGCCCGGGCCTATGGCGACTTCAACGAGCGCATGGCCATCGAGCACCACTGGGAAGTGTTTCATGCCCTGCAGAACGGTGACGGCGCAGCGGCACGTCAGGCTATCTGCAACGACATTCTCGATGGCAACCAGACCATGATGGCGTTCATCGCACGGCGCGAGGCCACGCAGGCCTGA
- a CDS encoding SDR family NAD(P)-dependent oxidoreductase has translation MSHSKTLLLTGASRGIGHATVKHFHAAGWRVFTASRHDWVSECPWAEGKLNHIHLDLEDIEHLQESLPLIREKLGGRLDALVNNAGVSPKGEDGQRLGVLGSDYATWTKVFNVNLFSTALLARGLFEELKAAQGSIINVTSIAGSRVHPFAGSAYAASKAGLAALTREMAHEFGCHGVRVNAIAPGEIDTSILSSGTEQIVERDIPMHRLGKPEEVASLVYFLCTSGATYVNGAEIHVNGGQHV, from the coding sequence ATGAGTCACTCGAAAACCCTGTTGCTGACCGGTGCCAGCCGCGGCATCGGCCACGCCACGGTCAAACACTTCCATGCAGCGGGCTGGCGAGTCTTCACCGCCTCGCGGCATGACTGGGTCAGCGAGTGCCCGTGGGCCGAGGGCAAGCTCAACCACATTCACCTGGACCTGGAAGACATTGAGCATTTGCAGGAGAGCCTGCCGCTGATCCGCGAGAAACTCGGCGGGCGCCTGGATGCGCTGGTCAACAATGCCGGGGTGTCGCCCAAGGGCGAGGATGGCCAGCGCCTTGGCGTGCTGGGCAGTGACTACGCGACCTGGACCAAGGTATTCAACGTCAACCTGTTCTCCACCGCCCTGCTCGCCCGCGGCCTGTTCGAAGAACTGAAGGCGGCCCAGGGCAGCATCATCAACGTCACCTCCATCGCCGGGTCTCGGGTGCACCCTTTCGCCGGGTCCGCCTACGCCGCCTCCAAGGCCGGGCTGGCGGCGCTGACCCGGGAGATGGCCCATGAATTCGGCTGTCACGGGGTGCGCGTCAATGCCATCGCACCGGGCGAGATCGACACCTCGATCCTCTCTTCGGGCACCGAGCAGATCGTCGAACGCGACATTCCCATGCATCGCCTGGGCAAACCCGAGGAAGTCGCCTCGCTGGTGTACTTTCTCTGCACCTCTGGAGCGACCTACGTCAACGGGGCGGAAATCCACGTCAACGGTGGCCAGCACGTGTGA
- a CDS encoding phosphotransferase, with protein MSLNTQVVHDPLLQAQPAQVSAVRAAIIACERFGALGSARPLAGERDLNFQLTCADGSAYLLKISHPLETPQVVDFQNQALLQIQRADPELPVQRVYPARDGRYQALVDIDGRSMLVRLLSFIDGRPLHQVGGRSAALRHNLGEAMARLDRALADYRHPASGHELLWDMQQAARLRPLLAHIADQSLSALVGEALDAFEAQALPRYPRLRRQVIHNDLNPHNVIVDPRQPERVLNILDFGDMVEAPLINEVGVAAAYQLGHQGDVLAPALDFVAAYHRRNPLHEDELDILGVLIATRLVMTIAITAWRASLHPQNRDYILRNVPQASASLRGLAAIEPAVVRQRIQQACRGAS; from the coding sequence ATGTCACTGAATACCCAGGTCGTGCATGACCCCCTGCTGCAGGCGCAGCCCGCGCAGGTCAGCGCGGTGCGCGCCGCCATCATCGCCTGCGAGCGCTTTGGCGCGTTGGGTAGCGCTCGCCCCCTGGCCGGTGAGCGTGACCTGAATTTCCAGCTGACCTGCGCCGATGGCTCAGCGTATCTATTGAAGATTTCCCACCCGCTGGAAACCCCCCAGGTGGTGGATTTCCAGAACCAGGCGCTGCTGCAGATCCAGCGCGCCGATCCCGAGTTGCCGGTACAGCGGGTGTACCCGGCGCGCGACGGCCGCTACCAGGCGCTGGTCGATATCGATGGCCGGAGCATGCTGGTGCGCCTGCTGTCGTTCATCGATGGGCGCCCGCTGCATCAGGTTGGCGGGCGCAGCGCCGCGTTGCGTCATAACCTGGGCGAGGCCATGGCGCGGCTGGACAGGGCGCTAGCCGACTATCGGCATCCGGCATCGGGGCACGAGCTGCTCTGGGACATGCAGCAGGCCGCCCGGCTGCGGCCGCTGCTGGCGCATATCGCCGATCAGTCGTTGAGCGCGCTGGTCGGCGAGGCGCTGGACGCCTTCGAGGCACAGGCCTTGCCGCGTTATCCGAGGTTGCGCCGGCAGGTGATCCACAACGACCTCAACCCCCACAACGTCATCGTCGACCCCCGGCAGCCGGAGCGCGTGTTGAACATTCTCGATTTCGGCGACATGGTCGAGGCGCCGCTGATCAACGAGGTCGGCGTGGCGGCCGCCTACCAGCTGGGCCACCAGGGCGACGTGCTGGCGCCGGCCCTGGATTTCGTGGCCGCCTACCACCGGCGCAACCCGCTGCACGAGGACGAGCTGGATATCCTTGGCGTGTTGATCGCCACGCGGCTGGTGATGACCATCGCCATCACCGCCTGGCGTGCCAGCCTGCATCCGCAGAACCGCGACTACATCCTGCGCAACGTGCCCCAGGCCAGCGCCAGCCTGCGGGGGCTGGCGGCTATCGAGCCGGCGGTGGTGCGCCAACGTATCCAGCAAGCCTGCCGGGGAGCCTCTTAG
- a CDS encoding aspartate aminotransferase family protein, translating to MSMINGFKAADAERLSETERRLIARRERLLGPAYRLFYERPLHTVRGEGVWLYDAAGRRYLDAYNNVASIGHCHPRVVQAIAAQAALLNTHTRYLQEGILDYAEQLLATFPAGLAQVMFTCTGSEANDLALRIARHYTGGTGVIITRFAYHGVTGDISALSPSLGASIQLPAHARTVRAPDVYRLGPEAGKLFAEDVRAAIADLRAQGIKPAALLIDGIFASDGIFAGPAGCIAEAVAIAQAEGLLYIADEVQCGFARTGSHLWGFQRHGVQPDLVSLGKPMGNGQPIAGVVVRPEVLEPFGRSLRYFNTFGGNPVSCAAGQAVLDVIRDEGLQQRSAQIGGHLLAGIRQLAQRHELIGDVRGAGMFIGVELVSDRASKAPAADQARRVVNGMRERGVLISAAGPLENILKIRPLLAFEREHADLLIAVLDEALLALA from the coding sequence ATGAGCATGATCAACGGCTTCAAGGCGGCGGATGCCGAACGGCTGAGTGAAACGGAGCGCCGGCTGATCGCGCGCCGCGAGCGGCTGCTCGGGCCGGCCTACCGGCTGTTCTACGAACGCCCGCTGCACACCGTGCGCGGTGAGGGCGTGTGGCTGTACGACGCCGCCGGGCGGCGTTACCTGGATGCCTACAACAACGTGGCGTCCATCGGCCACTGCCACCCGCGGGTGGTGCAGGCGATCGCCGCGCAGGCGGCGCTGCTCAACACCCACACCCGCTACCTGCAGGAAGGCATTCTCGATTATGCCGAGCAACTGCTGGCGACCTTTCCGGCCGGGCTGGCGCAGGTCATGTTCACCTGCACCGGCAGCGAGGCCAACGACCTGGCCCTGCGTATCGCCCGGCACTACACCGGCGGTACGGGCGTGATCATCACCCGGTTCGCCTATCACGGGGTGACCGGCGATATTTCCGCGCTGTCGCCATCGCTCGGCGCCAGCATCCAGCTTCCTGCCCATGCTCGTACCGTGCGCGCCCCGGATGTCTATCGCCTCGGGCCCGAGGCGGGCAAGCTGTTCGCCGAGGACGTGCGTGCCGCCATCGCCGACCTGCGCGCCCAGGGCATCAAGCCGGCGGCGCTGCTGATCGACGGCATCTTCGCCAGCGATGGCATCTTCGCAGGGCCCGCAGGCTGCATCGCCGAAGCGGTGGCCATAGCCCAGGCCGAAGGGCTGCTGTACATCGCCGATGAAGTGCAGTGCGGCTTTGCCCGCACCGGCTCGCACCTGTGGGGGTTCCAGCGCCATGGCGTGCAACCGGATCTGGTCAGCCTCGGCAAGCCCATGGGCAATGGCCAGCCGATCGCCGGCGTGGTGGTGCGCCCCGAGGTGCTCGAACCCTTTGGCCGCAGCCTGCGCTACTTCAACACCTTTGGCGGCAACCCGGTGTCCTGCGCCGCTGGCCAGGCGGTGCTGGACGTGATCCGCGACGAAGGCCTGCAGCAGCGTTCGGCGCAGATCGGTGGCCATTTGCTGGCCGGCATCCGCCAGTTGGCGCAGCGCCACGAACTGATCGGCGATGTACGCGGGGCGGGGATGTTTATCGGTGTCGAGCTGGTCAGTGATCGGGCCAGCAAGGCGCCGGCGGCCGACCAGGCCAGGCGCGTGGTCAACGGCATGCGCGAACGCGGGGTGCTGATCAGTGCGGCCGGGCCGCTGGAGAACATCCTGAAGATTCGACCCCTGCTGGCGTTCGAGCGGGAGCATGCCGATCTGCTGATCGCCGTGCTGGATGAAGCCTTGCTCGCCCTGGCGTGA
- a CDS encoding tetratricopeptide repeat protein has protein sequence MIQLSALTTPLLLASCIVLLAGCANRDESKAPATPGTPATVSSEQQAVDGDIRRLSELAQRGDLDSQFKLGSFYFVGKPQKDLKQAEYWWKQAADRGHAEAAVSLAYLYTGRDNPEFRNPPAMLKYLNQSASSGNPMAQHILGNLYMRGIDGVERDPNQARRLFQSACRQNYAASCKALDSAPGA, from the coding sequence ATGATCCAACTGTCCGCACTGACCACTCCCCTGCTGCTCGCCAGCTGCATCGTCCTGCTCGCCGGCTGCGCCAACCGCGACGAAAGCAAGGCGCCCGCAACCCCGGGCACGCCTGCCACCGTGTCATCCGAACAGCAGGCCGTCGACGGCGACATCCGGCGCCTGAGCGAGCTGGCGCAGCGCGGCGATCTGGACAGTCAGTTCAAGCTGGGCAGCTTCTACTTCGTCGGCAAACCCCAGAAGGACCTCAAGCAGGCCGAATACTGGTGGAAACAGGCGGCCGATCGCGGCCATGCTGAGGCAGCCGTCAGCCTGGCCTACCTCTACACCGGCCGTGACAACCCGGAATTCCGCAACCCGCCTGCCATGCTCAAGTACCTGAACCAGTCCGCCAGTAGCGGTAATCCCATGGCTCAGCATATTCTCGGCAACCTCTACATGCGCGGCATCGATGGCGTCGAGCGCGACCCCAACCAGGCCCGCCGCCTGTTCCAGAGCGCCTGCCGGCAGAACTACGCGGCCAGTTGCAAGGCGCTGGACAGCGCGCCGGGCGCCTGA
- a CDS encoding NAD(P)/FAD-dependent oxidoreductase produces the protein MYMQASGHLATYYAGCYPGSLPERAGLEGDLDCDVVIVGGGFSGLHCALRLARAGKRVVVLEASRVAWAASGRNGGQALLGWSCDMPPLEKALGLQGARQLWDSMCWAAEELRALPARHGFEVDYRVGSLWTAVLPRRVAQLREAQHEALHKWGYHDLRLIEGAELREWVDSPRYVAALHDARGAHLNPLKLAQGLATAVEQHDGRIFERTRALAYETLPHGYRVRTPQGEVRAEVLILACNAYLDKLDPSLSQRLLPVGSYQVATAVLDPQLARSLLPHDSCAIDNQFVPDYFRLTPDHRLLFGGGCTYLGGLPEDVPAATRPYLERVFPQLKGVAIDYGWGGHIYVTMKRAPDVGRQGQRYWLQGFSGHGVLPTLAAARAVTDAILGDEQLLALYQRIGNPRFPGGAWLAAPLEAAGKAWYRLRDYL, from the coding sequence ATGTATATGCAAGCCTCCGGGCACCTCGCCACCTACTATGCAGGCTGCTACCCAGGCTCGCTCCCCGAGCGTGCTGGTCTGGAAGGTGATCTCGACTGCGATGTGGTGATCGTCGGCGGCGGCTTCAGCGGCCTGCATTGTGCCCTGCGCCTGGCCAGAGCCGGCAAGCGTGTAGTGGTGCTGGAGGCCAGCCGCGTGGCCTGGGCGGCCTCCGGGCGCAATGGCGGGCAGGCGCTGCTGGGCTGGTCGTGCGACATGCCGCCACTGGAAAAGGCCCTTGGCCTGCAGGGTGCCCGCCAGCTGTGGGACAGCATGTGCTGGGCCGCCGAGGAGTTGCGCGCATTGCCGGCGCGCCACGGTTTCGAGGTCGATTACCGGGTCGGCAGCTTGTGGACGGCGGTGCTGCCGCGCCGCGTCGCCCAGTTGCGCGAGGCGCAGCACGAGGCGCTGCACAAGTGGGGCTATCACGACCTGCGGCTGATCGAAGGCGCCGAGCTGCGTGAGTGGGTCGACAGCCCGCGTTACGTTGCGGCCCTGCATGATGCACGCGGCGCCCACCTGAATCCGCTCAAGCTGGCCCAGGGGCTGGCCACGGCCGTCGAGCAGCATGACGGCCGTATCTTCGAACGGACCCGCGCCCTTGCCTACGAAACTCTGCCGCACGGCTATCGGGTGCGCACCCCGCAGGGCGAGGTGCGCGCCGAGGTGCTGATCCTGGCCTGCAACGCCTACCTCGATAAGCTGGATCCATCACTGTCGCAACGGTTACTGCCGGTGGGCTCCTACCAGGTGGCCACAGCCGTGCTCGACCCGCAGCTGGCACGCTCGCTGCTGCCCCATGACAGCTGCGCGATCGACAACCAGTTCGTGCCCGACTATTTCCGCCTGACGCCGGACCATCGCCTGCTGTTCGGTGGCGGCTGCACCTATCTCGGCGGTTTGCCGGAGGACGTTCCCGCGGCGACACGGCCCTATCTGGAGCGGGTATTTCCCCAGCTCAAGGGTGTCGCCATCGATTACGGCTGGGGCGGGCACATCTACGTGACCATGAAGCGCGCCCCGGATGTCGGTCGTCAGGGGCAGCGTTACTGGCTGCAGGGGTTTTCCGGGCACGGCGTACTGCCGACCCTGGCCGCGGCGCGGGCAGTGACCGACGCGATTCTCGGCGATGAACAGCTGCTGGCCCTGTATCAGCGCATCGGCAATCCGCGCTTTCCGGGCGGCGCCTGGCTGGCGGCGCCGCTGGAAGCGGCGGGCAAGGCCTGGTATCGGCTGCGTGACTATTTATGA